A region of Catenibacterium mitsuokai DNA encodes the following proteins:
- a CDS encoding MATE family efflux transporter encodes MKNMTKGKPLNLIFLFALPLMLGNILQQLYTMVDTMIVGQFLGVNALASLGAADWINWAILGIVMGFTQGFSIRISRTFGAEDYGNMKRSMHMIFFLCAFFSILTTVVAELSIVPLLTLLNTPSNVIQGSITYLRIMSGGLTITMFYNCFSSILRSLGDSRTPLLAMIGGAITNICLDLLFVVVFKWGIAGAAIATLLAQFLTAIFCLYMLKKELPFKLELTKFKFEKKIIKNLLQLGSPLAFQNLIISIGGIMVQSVVNRFGFLFIAGFTATNKLYGLLEVAAISFGYAITTFNSQNLGAKQYERIKKGVAQAAFLSFCTSVIIGGSMVLFGKHILLLFISGTPDQINKVLTISYKYLFIMAVCLPILYMLHSYRSALQGMENTFIPMVSGIVELVIRVGVALIFPIFLGQNGIYLAEVLAWTGAAVLLYISYKIKIHALLKDTVMGN; translated from the coding sequence ATGAAGAACATGACTAAAGGGAAACCATTAAATCTTATATTCTTATTCGCATTACCACTTATGTTAGGTAATATCTTGCAGCAATTATATACAATGGTAGATACAATGATTGTAGGACAGTTCTTAGGTGTTAATGCCTTGGCGAGTCTAGGTGCTGCAGACTGGATTAACTGGGCTATTTTAGGAATAGTAATGGGCTTTACACAGGGATTCTCTATTCGTATCTCACGTACTTTTGGCGCTGAAGATTATGGAAATATGAAAAGATCTATGCATATGATTTTCTTCTTATGTGCTTTCTTTTCCATTCTTACAACAGTTGTTGCAGAATTATCTATCGTTCCATTATTAACTCTATTAAATACACCATCTAACGTTATTCAGGGTTCTATTACGTATTTAAGAATCATGTCCGGTGGTTTGACGATCACAATGTTTTATAACTGTTTTTCTAGTATATTACGTTCTTTAGGTGATAGCCGTACACCATTACTCGCAATGATTGGTGGAGCAATCACAAATATCTGTTTAGATTTATTATTTGTAGTGGTATTTAAATGGGGTATTGCAGGTGCTGCGATTGCGACATTATTAGCGCAGTTCTTAACTGCAATATTCTGTCTCTATATGTTGAAGAAAGAACTACCATTCAAGTTAGAACTCACTAAATTTAAGTTTGAAAAAAAGATCATCAAGAACTTATTACAGTTAGGTTCACCTCTTGCTTTCCAGAACCTCATTATTTCTATTGGTGGTATTATGGTACAGTCAGTAGTCAATCGTTTTGGATTCTTATTTATTGCAGGATTTACTGCCACAAATAAGCTCTATGGTTTATTAGAAGTAGCCGCTATTTCATTTGGTTATGCCATCACAACATTCAATAGCCAGAACTTAGGTGCTAAGCAGTATGAACGTATTAAAAAAGGTGTGGCACAGGCTGCCTTCTTATCATTCTGTACTTCAGTGATTATTGGTGGTTCAATGGTTCTATTTGGTAAGCATATCTTATTACTCTTTATTTCAGGTACACCTGATCAGATTAATAAAGTACTTACTATTTCTTATAAATATCTCTTCATTATGGCAGTATGTCTACCAATTCTTTATATGCTTCATTCATATAGAAGTGCCTTGCAGGGAATGGAAAATACATTTATACCAATGGTATCAGGTATTGTGGAACTCGTTATTCGTGTAGGTGTTGCCCTCATCTTCCCTATATTCTTAGGTCAGAATGGTATTTATCTTGCAGAAGTACTCGCATGGACAGGTGCAGCAGTACTGCTTTATATATCATATAAAATAAAAATACATGCATTATTAAAAGATACTGTAATGGGTAATTAA
- a CDS encoding DUF3784 domain-containing protein produces the protein MNTGFWSYIIFLILFVIIGVLFAVLKEKAAQFVLGFNLLSKEEQALYDKAYISHDIRNQCFTWAGIMLIGAVLSYYLTPYMAVPAFVVWLVLFFQEVHFDTYKAFEKYLLK, from the coding sequence ATGAATACAGGATTTTGGTCATATATAATTTTTTTAATACTGTTTGTGATTATAGGTGTGTTATTTGCGGTTTTAAAGGAAAAAGCAGCACAATTTGTTTTGGGATTCAATTTATTGTCGAAAGAAGAACAGGCATTGTATGATAAAGCTTATATTTCTCATGATATAAGAAATCAGTGTTTTACATGGGCTGGCATAATGCTGATTGGAGCAGTGTTATCTTATTATTTAACACCATATATGGCTGTTCCAGCTTTTGTTGTTTGGCTCGTCTTATTTTTCCAAGAGGTTCACTTTGATACATACAAAGCGTTTGAAAAATATTTGTTAAAATGA
- a CDS encoding type II toxin-antitoxin system RelE/ParE family toxin, which yields MIYRLNITKNADELLDHLVYYLIYCLKNKQAARHLLDGIDMIYDNLIENPYQYPPCIDQYLAKKHYRNAIVPQMNYSVVFDIKDDEVNILGIFHQLENIKDKL from the coding sequence ATGATCTATAGGCTAAATATTACTAAAAATGCAGATGAACTGTTGGATCATCTTGTTTATTACTTGATTTATTGTTTAAAAAATAAACAAGCTGCTAGACATCTGTTAGATGGCATTGATATGATTTATGATAATCTTATTGAAAATCCATATCAATACCCACCATGTATTGATCAATATTTAGCTAAAAAGCATTACAGAAATGCAATTGTTCCTCAAATGAATTACAGTGTTGTTTTTGATATTAAAGATGATGAAGTAAATATTTTAGGTATATTTCATCAGCTTGAAAATATTAAAGATAAACTTTGA
- a CDS encoding SdpI family protein: MVELFERHVKTLGKHIKDALKEELNRSVVASFATTASINDIRQMQKEVYLMYVLFFCNLLIPVVVIVTGRIMWKHYPKNINGLVGYRTTRSMKNMDTWKFANEHCGRLWYKMGLFMLAFSVLVSVLLLRTNDNTYSMISLIFVLLQCIILIVSIIPTELALKKMFYEDGTRK, from the coding sequence GTGGTTGAATTATTTGAGAGACATGTCAAGACGCTAGGTAAGCATATTAAGGATGCATTGAAAGAAGAATTGAATCGTTCAGTTGTCGCAAGTTTTGCGACAACTGCTTCTATTAATGATATAAGACAAATGCAAAAGGAGGTATATCTTATGTATGTATTGTTTTTTTGTAACTTGTTGATTCCTGTTGTTGTGATTGTAACAGGAAGAATCATGTGGAAACATTATCCCAAAAATATAAATGGTTTGGTAGGATACAGAACAACGCGTTCAATGAAAAATATGGATACATGGAAATTTGCGAATGAGCACTGTGGAAGACTTTGGTATAAGATGGGGTTATTCATGCTTGCTTTTTCAGTTCTTGTTTCTGTATTACTATTACGTACTAATGACAATACATATAGTATGATTTCTCTTATCTTTGTCCTATTGCAATGTATTATTCTAATTGTATCCATTATTCCAACAGAACTTGCTTTAAAAAAGATGTTTTATGAAGATGGAACAAGAAAGTAA
- a CDS encoding transposase encodes MIERYIRDVASLNPAYKLLLTITGCGPLTAATVIAETGDIKRFKNADCFVSYSGTSPRNKRSGTSVETMGKISKRGSRYLRHAIYMIAEFARRHNPVLKQQFERIKNGNKKRHKLANIAIANKIARYIYSIMKNESGFVIFHEHIMRLPEETQNTFFNSISLDFPENTRKQIYQYSDIDGEVHKFVYTKLEETMII; translated from the coding sequence ATGATTGAAAGATATATTAGAGATGTTGCTTCTTTAAATCCAGCTTATAAACTGCTTCTTACAATTACAGGATGTGGTCCTTTAACTGCTGCAACTGTTATTGCTGAAACTGGCGATATAAAACGATTTAAAAACGCAGACTGTTTTGTCTCTTATTCGGGAACAAGCCCTAGAAACAAGCGCTCTGGAACGTCTGTAGAAACCATGGGCAAGATTTCTAAAAGAGGCTCTAGATATCTCAGACATGCAATTTACATGATTGCTGAATTTGCCAGACGTCATAATCCAGTTCTCAAACAACAGTTTGAAAGAATCAAGAATGGAAACAAGAAAAGACATAAGCTGGCTAATATCGCAATCGCAAATAAAATTGCACGATATATCTATTCAATTATGAAAAACGAAAGCGGCTTTGTAATTTTTCATGAACATATCATGAGATTACCAGAAGAAACCCAAAATACGTTCTTCAATTCAATATCATTAGACTTTCCTGAAAATACTAGAAAACAGATCTATCAGTATTCTGATATCGACGGTGAAGTACACAAGTTTGTATACACCAAATTAGAAGAGACGATGATTATTTAA
- a CDS encoding IS110 family transposase, giving the protein METVRSYSDDNCTSICFALEVTGIYSTNVYNFIKDNLNDNESIKFLNTDFVNQWRNAHNIAKSDPLDAQTISTIIGTDSDVQYVNDNVFKNKNGYQDLKALVHRHYRSKNLFSRNQPSHRPM; this is encoded by the coding sequence TTGGAAACTGTAAGAAGTTATTCCGATGATAACTGTACCAGTATCTGTTTTGCTTTAGAAGTTACTGGTATCTATTCTACTAATGTCTATAACTTTATTAAAGACAATCTCAATGATAATGAAAGCATCAAATTTTTGAATACTGATTTTGTCAATCAATGGCGTAACGCTCATAACATTGCTAAATCTGATCCTTTAGATGCTCAAACCATTTCAACTATCATTGGTACTGATTCCGATGTTCAATATGTCAATGACAACGTTTTTAAAAATAAAAACGGATATCAAGATTTGAAAGCTTTAGTACACAGACATTATCGATCAAAAAATCTATTCTCAAGAAATCAACCGTCTCATCGCCCAATGTGA
- a CDS encoding sensor histidine kinase — METNTILKKIYKRTLLQYIAYTVGLLVVFVLAVYLAAFFDFQWVYDFDSNIYTFLAFFYNIVKNPLLLLLFLLICIVISFAFIIHRLYKQTSYYMDALTHASHELIDKSVDYITLPEELYDIERRFNELKSESIKNERLARENEQKKDELIVYLAHDIKTPLTSMIGYLSLLDEIKDMPDTQREKYINVALDKSYRLEDLINELFEVARYNSEKIILEKEDLDIRLMFEQIIDDFYPVLVEQEKNIHLNQDEDITLYGDADKLSRVFSNVIKNAISYSKDHTDINIDVHSMHDDVIIKVINKGKEIPKEKLNRIFENFYRLDSARTSRTGGSGLGLAIAKEIVELHHGSIFASSNKEETVFTITLPKN; from the coding sequence ATGGAAACTAATACAATCTTAAAGAAGATTTATAAACGTACACTACTACAATATATAGCTTATACAGTAGGGCTGTTAGTTGTTTTTGTATTGGCAGTCTATCTAGCTGCTTTTTTTGATTTTCAATGGGTCTATGATTTTGATTCTAATATTTATACGTTTCTAGCGTTCTTTTATAATATTGTGAAGAATCCACTCTTGCTTCTGTTGTTTTTATTAATCTGTATAGTGATTTCTTTTGCGTTTATAATTCATCGTCTTTATAAACAGACATCCTATTATATGGATGCATTGACTCATGCATCTCATGAATTAATAGATAAGAGTGTAGACTATATCACATTACCAGAAGAACTTTATGATATAGAAAGACGATTTAATGAACTAAAGAGTGAATCAATAAAGAATGAGAGACTTGCAAGAGAGAATGAACAGAAGAAGGATGAACTCATTGTTTATTTAGCTCATGATATTAAAACACCATTGACTTCTATGATTGGTTACTTATCTTTATTAGATGAAATTAAAGATATGCCTGATACTCAAAGAGAGAAGTATATCAATGTTGCATTAGATAAATCTTATCGCTTAGAAGATCTCATTAATGAATTATTTGAAGTGGCTCGTTATAATTCAGAAAAGATTATTCTAGAAAAAGAAGATTTAGATATTCGTCTGATGTTCGAACAAATCATTGATGATTTCTATCCTGTCCTAGTAGAACAGGAAAAGAATATCCATCTTAATCAAGATGAAGATATCACATTATATGGTGATGCGGATAAACTTAGCAGAGTCTTTAGTAATGTGATTAAGAATGCGATTAGCTATAGTAAGGATCATACTGATATCAATATTGATGTTCATAGTATGCATGATGATGTCATTATTAAAGTCATCAATAAAGGAAAAGAGATACCTAAAGAAAAACTAAATCGTATATTTGAGAACTTCTATCGTTTAGATTCAGCACGTACTTCAAGAACAGGTGGAAGTGGTTTAGGTCTCGCTATTGCCAAGGAAATAGTGGAACTTCACCATGGTTCTATCTTTGCATCAAGTAATAAAGAAGAAACAGTCTTCACAATTACTCTCCCAAAAAATTAA
- a CDS encoding type II toxin-antitoxin system prevent-host-death family antitoxin has protein sequence MPQIIPIKDLKKTSEISEMCHNTNNPIFITKNGYGDMVIMSMEAYEEAMKKIDIYRNIEISEEQVKNGQVKDAKKSLENMRAKYDL, from the coding sequence ATGCCACAAATCATTCCAATTAAAGATTTAAAGAAAACTTCGGAAATTTCTGAGATGTGTCATAATACAAACAATCCTATATTTATTACCAAAAATGGTTATGGAGATATGGTGATTATGAGTATGGAAGCATATGAAGAAGCAATGAAAAAAATAGATATATACAGAAATATTGAAATTTCTGAAGAACAAGTGAAGAATGGTCAAGTAAAAGACGCCAAGAAATCACTTGAAAACATGAGGGCAAAATATGATCTATAG
- a CDS encoding C39 family peptidase: protein MKKIIIVLLCVFSILIGHIAYNISGGVSGLREDIGLEIKARSNPKLRTILNNKNQYSDAMIQSLYRNEELIDFVYNYPSKKGHVYTDTIGPVTKGRYPLLLQYDQRWGYGKYGYNVIGMNGCGPTSAAMIIAGLTGRNNITPFDVASYAYSHGYYQDGTSWAFFTEGMKHYGIHGRNIPLFYSSMKNEIMNGRPLICSMKPGDFTTTGHLIVIRGMKQRMFIVNDPNSIKRSNRLWSYDTLSKQIRNIWSFSR from the coding sequence ATGAAAAAAATAATCATTGTATTGCTTTGTGTATTCTCAATTCTTATAGGTCATATAGCTTATAATATAAGTGGTGGTGTGAGTGGACTAAGAGAAGATATTGGTTTAGAAATAAAAGCGCGTTCTAATCCTAAACTACGTACTATATTAAATAATAAGAATCAATATTCTGATGCAATGATTCAATCACTTTATCGTAATGAAGAACTTATTGATTTTGTTTACAACTATCCAAGTAAAAAAGGACATGTTTATACAGATACAATAGGTCCAGTCACAAAAGGACGTTATCCTCTCTTACTTCAATATGATCAAAGATGGGGCTATGGAAAGTATGGATATAATGTGATTGGCATGAATGGCTGTGGTCCTACGAGTGCTGCAATGATTATTGCAGGATTAACAGGAAGAAATAACATTACCCCTTTTGATGTGGCATCTTATGCATATAGTCATGGCTATTATCAAGATGGAACATCCTGGGCTTTCTTTACTGAAGGTATGAAACATTATGGTATTCATGGAAGAAACATACCCCTCTTTTATTCTTCTATGAAGAATGAAATCATGAATGGTAGACCTCTTATTTGCAGTATGAAACCAGGAGACTTTACTACTACAGGACATCTTATTGTGATTAGAGGAATGAAGCAGAGGATGTTTATTGTGAATGATCCTAACTCTATAAAAAGAAGCAATCGTTTATGGAGTTATGATACTCTTTCTAAACAGATTAGAAATATATGGTCATTCTCAAGATAG
- a CDS encoding FAD-dependent oxidoreductase — MERSYNIKKIVDIPVILANRINEPGMADILLDMDKCDFIGMARGSLADPMLPKKAKEGKMDQINYCIGCLQGCEWALFDGKGVTCLVNPRVGREYECDLTPVKEPKNVMVVGGGPAGLMAARTAAIRGHNVSLYESKNSLGGQFESAAYPIGKGELSKFTSSMRANLEALNVPVHLGTEVTEELIQKVRPDAIVLATGAKPFMPPIKGIDQEHVHFAEDMLLGKYDYPNGPIVVCGGGEVGSETAHYLQEKNHQVTIVEMQSDILNDMMPISREYLLKMMRESGVNVKTNFKVKEITKDAVIGENQEGQLVSLPAEMVVFAFGYKSYNPLEEMAHNNCKEVYVIGGAVKAGSAIPATKEGLEVGLKL, encoded by the coding sequence ATGGAAAGATCATATAATATTAAAAAGATTGTAGATATTCCAGTTATTCTAGCAAATAGAATTAATGAGCCTGGTATGGCTGATATTTTATTAGATATGGATAAATGTGATTTTATCGGTATGGCAAGAGGCTCTTTGGCTGATCCTATGCTTCCTAAAAAAGCAAAAGAAGGAAAAATGGATCAGATTAATTACTGTATTGGATGTTTACAGGGATGTGAGTGGGCTCTATTTGATGGAAAAGGTGTGACATGTTTAGTTAATCCTAGAGTAGGTAGAGAATATGAATGTGATTTAACACCTGTAAAAGAACCTAAAAATGTTATGGTTGTAGGTGGTGGACCAGCTGGATTAATGGCAGCAAGAACTGCAGCTATTAGAGGACACAATGTTTCACTCTATGAATCTAAAAATTCATTGGGTGGTCAATTTGAAAGCGCTGCTTATCCAATTGGAAAAGGTGAATTATCTAAATTTACATCATCAATGAGAGCTAATTTAGAAGCACTAAATGTACCTGTCCATTTAGGAACAGAAGTCACTGAAGAATTAATTCAGAAAGTACGTCCCGATGCGATTGTTTTGGCGACTGGTGCAAAACCATTTATGCCTCCTATTAAAGGTATTGATCAGGAGCATGTACATTTTGCAGAAGATATGTTATTAGGTAAGTATGATTATCCTAATGGACCTATTGTAGTATGTGGTGGTGGAGAAGTTGGTTCAGAAACAGCACACTATTTACAGGAAAAAAATCATCAGGTAACTATTGTAGAAATGCAAAGTGATATTCTAAATGATATGATGCCTATTTCAAGAGAATATTTATTAAAGATGATGAGAGAATCAGGTGTTAATGTAAAAACTAATTTTAAAGTAAAAGAAATCACAAAAGATGCAGTAATCGGTGAAAATCAAGAAGGTCAATTAGTATCATTACCAGCAGAAATGGTTGTTTTTGCGTTTGGATATAAATCATATAACCCATTAGAAGAAATGGCTCATAATAACTGTAAAGAAGTATATGTGATTGGTGGGGCTGTGAAGGCAGGTAGTGCTATTCCAGCTACAAAAGAAGGATTAGAAGTAGGATTAAAGCTTTAA
- a CDS encoding response regulator transcription factor, which produces MNILVVDDEKEITDLIQIYLENENFTVYKYYSSQDVLRDIDDLKIDLAILDVMMPDMDGFSLCNTIRRKYKFPIIFVTAKVEDIDKINGLSIGADDYVTKPFQPLELVARVKAQLRRYKNYNEKEEKNEIDFRGIRINNDTREFYFNEKKIELTKTEFAILWELCLHKGNVVKSDDLFLKVWGEDYYKRDNNTIMVHIRHLREKMHDGGRNPKYIKKVYGVGYKIEK; this is translated from the coding sequence ATGAATATATTAGTTGTAGATGACGAGAAAGAGATTACAGATTTAATACAAATCTATTTAGAAAATGAGAATTTTACTGTATATAAGTACTATTCTAGTCAGGATGTATTAAGAGATATTGATGATTTAAAGATTGATTTAGCTATCTTAGATGTGATGATGCCTGATATGGATGGTTTTTCGTTATGCAATACAATAAGAAGAAAGTATAAGTTTCCTATTATTTTTGTAACCGCAAAGGTAGAGGATATTGATAAAATCAATGGTTTAAGTATTGGTGCAGATGATTATGTCACAAAGCCATTCCAGCCATTAGAACTTGTTGCACGAGTCAAAGCACAGCTAAGACGTTATAAGAACTATAATGAAAAAGAAGAAAAGAATGAAATAGATTTTAGAGGAATACGTATTAATAATGATACAAGAGAATTCTATTTTAATGAAAAGAAGATAGAACTGACTAAAACAGAATTTGCGATATTATGGGAATTATGTCTCCATAAAGGAAATGTTGTAAAGAGCGATGACTTATTCTTAAAGGTCTGGGGAGAAGATTATTATAAGAGAGATAATAATACAATCATGGTGCATATTAGACATTTACGTGAAAAGATGCATGATGGTGGAAGAAATCCTAAATATATAAAGAAGGTCTATGGAGTGGGCTATAAGATTGAAAAATAA
- a CDS encoding class I SAM-dependent methyltransferase, producing the protein MNERIKPTISGSAETMLQSFYARAQYSKSKHNKFYDAKAVELVDKIDYDFSTAARDSTMGKGVIARTVVFDELVKNFIEKNPDCTVVNIACGLDTRFYRMDNGKITWYNLDLPETIAIRNQIFEESGRVSTIGISALDPAWSKEVKVRGKMLFIIEGLSMYLTAEENGKILKIIKDNFDNAYILMECLAKVWVKKEGIEKSIQQTGSKFVFGADYFEDLGNMITGYHKIKDDNILRGMELFSSAYRLLALLPIAKKVTQKILIFEKDEQSI; encoded by the coding sequence ATGAATGAAAGAATAAAACCTACTATCAGTGGCAGTGCTGAGACAATGCTCCAGAGCTTTTATGCCAGAGCCCAATATTCAAAAAGTAAACATAATAAATTCTATGATGCAAAGGCGGTAGAATTAGTCGACAAAATTGATTATGATTTTTCTACAGCGGCTAGGGATTCTACGATGGGGAAAGGGGTAATTGCTAGAACGGTAGTTTTTGATGAATTAGTAAAGAATTTTATAGAGAAAAATCCTGATTGTACGGTGGTTAATATTGCCTGTGGTCTGGATACGAGATTTTATCGCATGGATAATGGTAAAATCACCTGGTACAATCTGGACCTGCCCGAAACGATAGCAATCCGCAATCAGATTTTCGAAGAATCAGGACGTGTTTCTACGATAGGAATTTCTGCACTTGACCCTGCATGGTCAAAAGAAGTAAAAGTGCGGGGGAAAATGCTTTTTATCATTGAAGGATTATCAATGTATCTGACAGCAGAAGAAAACGGTAAGATATTAAAAATAATAAAGGACAACTTTGATAATGCCTATATTCTTATGGAATGTCTGGCAAAGGTATGGGTGAAGAAAGAAGGAATAGAAAAATCCATACAGCAAACAGGCTCAAAATTTGTCTTCGGTGCAGATTATTTTGAAGACCTTGGGAATATGATAACAGGGTATCATAAAATAAAAGATGATAATATTCTTCGTGGCATGGAGTTATTTTCATCTGCATACAGACTTTTGGCGTTATTACCGATTGCAAAAAAGGTTACGCAGAAGATTCTGATATTTGAAAAGGACGAACAAAGCATATGA
- a CDS encoding acyl-CoA thioester hydrolase/BAAT C-terminal domain-containing protein, translating into MRKLFFETDRDGFYGTYYENPEGADCAVIGLFGDDPNDYMAKCGAKWLHKNGVNALCMSPGKHNYSHVNCPLERIETAVTWLMTHGNRKVGIMGMSTAGMEALAAASFFPDITLTFGLTASNFVWQGFEQGKKDGCKEWPVPGTSTLSYRGKPLAYMPFVYEHPTYWKKIEAETKGSGDFLRSTCLFADSEKEREHTEEEMIKIENIKGKLILIGADDDSLWEAGKYVRRMDQRLQKYPHECEYEAITYKHGTHFVLPESMLRMALPIGLKFVMRFIFRSAKQYPNECEAARKDIDKRLSAALYEWISE; encoded by the coding sequence ATGAGAAAATTATTTTTTGAAACAGATCGTGATGGCTTTTATGGTACATATTATGAAAATCCTGAAGGGGCGGACTGTGCTGTGATTGGTCTCTTTGGAGATGATCCAAATGATTATATGGCAAAATGCGGTGCTAAATGGCTGCACAAAAATGGCGTCAATGCCCTTTGTATGTCTCCGGGAAAGCATAACTACAGTCATGTCAACTGTCCGCTTGAGAGAATTGAGACAGCGGTTACGTGGTTAATGACTCATGGAAACAGAAAGGTCGGTATTATGGGGATGAGTACGGCAGGAATGGAAGCGTTGGCTGCAGCATCCTTTTTTCCGGATATAACGCTGACATTTGGGCTGACTGCCAGCAATTTTGTATGGCAGGGATTTGAGCAGGGTAAAAAGGATGGATGCAAGGAGTGGCCTGTGCCCGGAACTTCTACACTTTCCTATCGTGGAAAACCACTTGCTTATATGCCATTTGTCTACGAACACCCAACGTATTGGAAAAAGATTGAGGCCGAAACAAAAGGATCAGGAGATTTTCTACGCTCGACCTGTCTTTTTGCAGATTCTGAAAAGGAACGTGAGCATACAGAGGAAGAAATGATAAAAATTGAAAATATCAAGGGGAAACTTATCCTGATTGGTGCAGACGATGACAGCCTGTGGGAGGCAGGTAAGTATGTCCGACGTATGGATCAGCGGTTGCAGAAATATCCGCATGAGTGTGAATATGAGGCTATAACGTATAAACATGGTACACATTTTGTATTGCCGGAATCCATGTTGCGAATGGCACTGCCAATAGGCCTGAAATTTGTTATGCGCTTTATTTTCCGTTCAGCAAAGCAATATCCCAATGAGTGCGAAGCCGCAAGAAAAGACATAGACAAAAGACTTTCGGCGGCGCTGTATGAGTGGATTTCGGAATAA
- a CDS encoding DUF4177 domain-containing protein — protein MYKYAYETISCNLEGWGLGAGNVYCVDEYRSIIEKRALQGWRYVGYIPVKQRGTGHVQEMDLIFEKEG, from the coding sequence ATGTATAAATATGCATATGAAACTATAAGTTGTAATCTAGAAGGCTGGGGACTAGGTGCAGGTAATGTGTATTGTGTTGATGAATATCGTTCTATTATTGAGAAAAGAGCTCTACAAGGATGGCGATATGTCGGATATATTCCTGTAAAGCAGCGTGGAACTGGACACGTACAGGAAATGGATCTGATTTTTGAAAAGGAAGGATAA